The following coding sequences lie in one Rutidosis leptorrhynchoides isolate AG116_Rl617_1_P2 chromosome 4, CSIRO_AGI_Rlap_v1, whole genome shotgun sequence genomic window:
- the LOC139903998 gene encoding probable aspartic proteinase GIP2, with translation MLSFLQLIVTLLAFILSHKYEAIAEYVPPYSSLVVPITKHTDAATPLYSVQFETSWDITRSKIRRFLIDTDAPFIWNDCIVQWNIYPGSCPDNLLCVSPVSCEEYQCTQVRTSISFKNPSCQPETNSSTLPGWGYCTCPVNVVNPITGSCSQGLLNYEDLMLSTSNGMNPFDGIYDVTINGACAPSSSFESFPANVTGVLALSSSPYSFQSFFFQDQVMYRISLCLPSTTSTPGVLFYGNGPKYFKNVDVTSYLSYTPLLKHPDSFGYFIGVSSIVIKKRSIEVPMNTTTKLSTIEPYTTLRTDIYNQVIRRFSMVTKRFRTVKPIAPFGLCYKSYTNGTEYGLKVPDIDFGLENGKKWTVSTANSMKQVTKDVVCLAFVDGGATSEHGIVIGTFQFEDNFVSFDLKNSTFGFSSSLLSKQISCANFNFTTIASN, from the coding sequence ATGCTTTCGTTTCTACAACTAATTGTTACCCTTTTAGCTTTCATATTATCTCATAAGTATGAAGCTATAGCAGAATATGTGCCACCTTATAGTTCCTTAGTTGTTCCAATAACCAAACATACAGACGCTGCAACGCCTCTCTACAGCGTTCAATTTGAAACTTCCTGGGACATTACAAGAAGCAAGATAAGAAGATTCCTAATCGACACAGACGCTCCGTTCATATGGAACGACTGTATCGTTCAATGGAACATATACCCGGGCAGTTGTCCCGACAACTTGCTTTGTGTTTCTCCAGTTTCTTGTGAAGAATATCAATGCACGCAGGTGCGAACTTCTATCTCTTTCAAGAACCCTTCTTGTCAACCTGAAACCAACAGTTCGACGTTACCTGGTTGGGGTTATTGTACGTGTCCAGTCAACGTGGTCAACCCGATTACTGGATCTTGCAGCCAAGGCCTACTTAACTATGAAGATCTAATGTTGAGTACAAGCAACGGTATGAATCCTTTTGATGGAATCTATGATGTTACTATTAACGGTGCTTGTGCTCCTTCTTCGTCTTTTGAATCGTTCCCAGCCAATGTGACCGGTGTCTTGGCTCTTTCGTCATCACCCTACTCGTTTCAGTCGTTCTTCTTTCAAGATCAAGTTATGTATAGAATATCTTTGTGTTTGCCTAGCACCACTTCCACTCCTGGTGTTCTTTTCTACGGAAACGGTCCTAAATACTTTAAAAATGTTGACGTAACGAGTTATCTTTCTTATACCCCATTACTAAAGCATCCAGATTCTTTCGGATACTTTATCGGTGTCAGTTCTATTGTAATTAAAAAGAGATCTATCGAGGTTCCCATGAATACAACAACCAAGCTTAGTACAATCGAGCCTTACACCACCCTTAGAACCGACATATATAATCAAGTGATTCGTAGGTTTTCAATGGTAACAAAACGATTTCGGACAGTAAAGCCAATCGCACCGTTTGGCCTTTGTTACAAGAGTTACACTAATGGTACCGAATATGGTTTAAAAGTCCCGGATATTGATTTTGGTCTTGAAAATGGGAAGAAGTGGACTGTATCCACTGCTAACTCAATGAAACAAGTGACTAAAGACGTGGTGTGCCTAGCGTTTGTTGACGGTGGTGCGACTAGTGAACATGGTATAGTGATTGGAACGTTTCAATTCGAGGATAACTTTGTATCGTTCGATCTAAAGAATTCGACCTTTGGGTTTAGTTCATCGTTGTTAAGTAAGCAGATTTCTTGTGCCAACTTCAACTTTACGACAATAGCTTCCAACTAA
- the LOC139903999 gene encoding probable aspartic proteinase GIP2: MHSFLQLIVTLLAFILFHEYEVVAVYVPPYSSLLVPITKHTDAAATPLYSVPFETSWDSTRSKPKNFLIDTDAPFTWNDCIVDWNNLDQPGICTDSVCTYPVSCEDDLCLDVRTISFKNPSCPLETNNSTLPGWGDCTCPVNVVNPITGSCIQGLLNYQDLMLRTSNGTNPIDSTYGVTPDGACVPSTLESFPANVTGVLALSTSPFAFQSFININNVMSIISLCLPSTTSDPGVLFFGKGPYYFQNVDIRSYLSYTPLLNHPDSFGYFIGVTSIVIKKRSNQVPTNATTKLSTIEPYTTLRTDIYNQVIRRFSMVTKRIQTVKPIAPFGLCYKSYTNSTEVGLKVPDIDFSLESGNKWSVSTANSMKQMTEDVACLAFVDGGATSEHGIVIGTFQYEDNFVSFDLKNSTFGFSSSLLRKQISCANFNFTTIASN; this comes from the coding sequence ATGCATTCATTTCTACAACTAATTGTTACCCTTTTAGCTTTCATATTATTTCATGAGTATGAAGTCGTAGCAGTATATGTGCCGCCTTATAGTTCCCTACTTGTTCCAATAACCAAACATACAGATGCTGCTGCAACACCTCTCTACAGTGTTCCATTCGAAACTTCCTGGGACTCGACGAGAAGCAAGCCAAAAAATTTCCTAATCGACACAGACGCTCCATTCACATGGAACGACTGCATCGTTGACTGGAACAACTTAGATCAACCGGGCATTTGTACCGACTCAGTTTGTACGTATCCAGTTTCTTGTGAAGATGATCTATGCTTAGATGTGCGAACTATCTCTTTCAAGAACCCTTCTTGCCCTCTCGAAACCAACAATTCGACGTTACCCGGTTGGGGTGATTGTACGTGTCCAGTCAATGTGGTCAACCCGATTACTGGATCTTGCATCCAAGGCCTACTCAACTACCAAGATTTAATGTTGAGAACAAGCAACGGTACGAATCCTATCGATAGTACCTATGGTGTTACCCCTGACGGTGCATGTGTTCCTTCAACTTTAGAATCGTTCCCCGCCAATGTGACCGGTGTCCTGGCTCTTTCAACGTCGCCCTTCGCGTTCCAGTCATTTATCAATATAAATAACGTTATGTCTATTATATCTTTGTGTTTGCCTAGCACCACCTCCGATCCtggtgttcttttcttcggaaaaGGTCCTTATTACTTTCAAAACGTTGACATAAGGAGTTATCTTTCATATACTCCGTTACTAAACCATCCAGATTCTTTCGGATACTTTATCGGTGTCACTTCTATTGTAATTAAAAAGAGATCTAACCAGGTTCCCACGAACGCAACAACCAAACTTAGTACAATCGAGCCTTACACTACCCTTAGAACCGACATATATAATCAAGTGATCCGTAGGTTCTCAATGGTAACAAAGCGAATTCAGACGGTAAAACCAATCGCACCATTCGGCCTTTGTTACAAGAGTTACACCAATAGTACCGAAGTTGGTTTAAAAGTTCCAGATATTGACTTTAGCCTTGAGAGTGGGAATAAGTGGAGTGTTTCGACTGCTAACTCCATGAAGCAAATGACAGAAGACGTGGCGTGCCTAGCGTTTGTTGACGGTGGTGCGACTAGTGAACATGGAATCGTGATTGGAACGTTTCAATATGAAGATAACTTTGTGTCGTTTGATCTAAAGAACTCGACCTTTGGGTTTAGTTCATCGTTGTTAAGGAAGCAGATTTCTTGTGCAAATTTCAACTTTACGACCATAGCTAGCAACTGA